The following nucleotide sequence is from Melioribacteraceae bacterium.
TATTCGGCAAAAATTAGTCGTGCTAAATACGACATGGCAATTTTAGTAAATCCAAACGATGAGGAACCGCCTTCGGATAAAAAGGCAATTAATAAATTTATTGATGCCGGTGATGAGGTTGGAATCCGCTGTGAGATAATTACTAAAGAGGATTTCAGTAGAATCCCGGAATTTGATGCCTTGTTTATTCGTGAAACTACCTCCGTAAATCATCATACATATAGATTTTCAAGAAGAGCATTTACCGAAGGATTAGTTGTCATTGATGATCCGCATTCAATTTTACAATGCACGAATAAAGTTTACCTAGCTGAAATTTTAACAAAGGCAAAAGTGCCCGCACCAAAAACAATAATTGTTCATAAAGATAATCGAGAAATTTTAGAAAATGCACTCGGCTTTCCAATTGTATTGAAACAGCCGGACAGTTCATTTTCACAGGGCGTTGTTAAAGTTGACAACAAAGAACAATTGAAAGTAGAAGCCAATCGATTACTTGATATTTCCGATTTAATTATCGCACAAGAATTTACTTACTCTGACTTTGATTGGAGAATCGGAATTTTAGATAAGCAACCTTTATTCGCATGCAAATATTTTATGGCAAAAGATCATTGGCAAATCTATAACTGGAAGAAGAAAGATGATGATCAATACGGTAATTATAAAACCGTTCCAATTTACGAAGTGCCTGACAAGGTACTAAAAACTGCTCTCAAAGCTGCAAATCAAATCGGAGACGGACTATACGGTGTTGATATAAAACAAATTGGCAATGAAGTCTTTGTAATTGAAGTAAATGATAATCCGAGTATTGATGCAGGTATTGAAGATGCAATTATGAAAGATCATCTTTATTTAACAATTATGAAATCCTTTAAAGACAGACTCGAAAATATTCGTCAAGTTAAGGAGCTTCATTTATGATTAAATCTCTCGGACTTTTCCAGGGTTTTGGCGTTGAACTTGAATACATGATAGTTGATAATGATACACTGAGGGTAAATCCAATCACAGATGAAGTTATAAAAGAAGTTACCGGTGAATATATTTCCGATTATGAAGACGAAGAAATTGGCTGGTCGAACGAAATTGTTCTGCATGTAATAGAATTAAAAACTAACGGTCCGGCAAAATCGCTTAATATGCTAAGTGATAAATTTTCACAAAATGTAAAAAGAATAAATAAAATTCTTGAAAAATATAATTCTGTTTTACTTCCTTCAGGTGCTCACCCATTCTATCATCCAGATACCGAAACAAAACTTTGGCCGCATGATAATAACACAGTTTACGAAGCTTATAATAAAATATTTGATTGTCGGGGACATGGCTGGTCAAACTTGCAAAGCACACATATTAATTTACCGTTTGCAGACGACAATGAATTTGGAAAGCTTCACGCAGCAATAAGATTATTGCTTCCGATAATTCCCGCGATTGCTGCCAGTACTCCAATTTTAGATAGTAAGAATACCGGATTTCTTGATGCACGATTAGAAGTCTACAGAAATAATCAGATTAGAATTCCTTCAATAACAGGCAAAGTAATTCCCGAACAAGTATTTACTAGAGAAGATTATGAAGAAAAGATTTTCAATAGAATATATCAGGATATAGCTGCTTATGATGAAAATGGAATTTTACAAAATGAGTGGCTGAACTCTCGAGGTGCTATTGCAAGATTTGATAGAAATACAATCGAAATAAGAGTTGTTGATATTCAGGAATGCCCCAAAACAGATTTAGCTTTGGTCGGTTTATTTTCTTTTGTTTTGAAAGAGTTGATAGGAGAAAATAATATCTCTTATAATGAACAAAAATCTTTTCATGAAAATGAATTAAGTGAAATATTATTATCAACAATTAAAACCGGCGAGAATTCAATTATAACTAACAGAAAATATCTTAGTGCATTTGGAATAAATAAAAATAAATGTTCAGCAAAAGAATTATGGCAGCATATTTTTTCGAACATAGTTTTTGATGATTCTATTTTAAGCAAGAATCAATTTCGACCGATTGAAACTATACTTAATCACGGGTCGCTAGCTACACGAATTTTAAACTCGATTAAAAATGATTTTTCACACGATAACATCGTTCATGTTTACAAACAATTACGCAATTCATTAAATACAAACGAGATGTTTGTTCCGTGACAAAATATATTTTTACCTGTGAACACGGCGGCAATGAAATTCCGAATGAATATAAATATTTATTTAAAGCTCATCGCCCGCTCCTCAAAACACATCGCGCTTACGACATTGGTATTTTAGAAATCTTCAAAGAATTTGTAAAACATTTTAACGGTGAAAGTTTTTATTCGGAAACATCACGATTATTAATTGAGTTGAACCGTTCCCTTCATCATCAAAATCTCTTTTCTGAAATCACAAGAATATTAAATAACGAAGCAAAACAAAGAATTATAAATAATTACTATAAGCCTTATCGTGACAAAGTTGAGAACGGCATTGTTGATTTAATTAACC
It contains:
- a CDS encoding RimK family protein codes for the protein MRSFVIVNNPKDWNFNIDNVEVVSAKSYLTETAFAEIKNARVFNLCRSYRYQATGYYVSLLAEARGHRAFPNVSTIQDIKSQTIVRIISDDLDDLIQKSLGKIKSDEFVLSIYFGQNMAHQYEKLTSQLYNLFQAPLIRATFSFNKKWILQSISPIPVNEVPEKHRPFLEECAETYFSKKRIYSAKISRAKYDMAILVNPNDEEPPSDKKAINKFIDAGDEVGIRCEIITKEDFSRIPEFDALFIRETTSVNHHTYRFSRRAFTEGLVVIDDPHSILQCTNKVYLAEILTKAKVPAPKTIIVHKDNREILENALGFPIVLKQPDSSFSQGVVKVDNKEQLKVEANRLLDISDLIIAQEFTYSDFDWRIGILDKQPLFACKYFMAKDHWQIYNWKKKDDDQYGNYKTVPIYEVPDKVLKTALKAANQIGDGLYGVDIKQIGNEVFVIEVNDNPSIDAGIEDAIMKDHLYLTIMKSFKDRLENIRQVKELHL
- a CDS encoding glutamate-cysteine ligase family protein, with the translated sequence MIKSLGLFQGFGVELEYMIVDNDTLRVNPITDEVIKEVTGEYISDYEDEEIGWSNEIVLHVIELKTNGPAKSLNMLSDKFSQNVKRINKILEKYNSVLLPSGAHPFYHPDTETKLWPHDNNTVYEAYNKIFDCRGHGWSNLQSTHINLPFADDNEFGKLHAAIRLLLPIIPAIAASTPILDSKNTGFLDARLEVYRNNQIRIPSITGKVIPEQVFTREDYEEKIFNRIYQDIAAYDENGILQNEWLNSRGAIARFDRNTIEIRVVDIQECPKTDLALVGLFSFVLKELIGENNISYNEQKSFHENELSEILLSTIKTGENSIITNRKYLSAFGINKNKCSAKELWQHIFSNIVFDDSILSKNQFRPIETILNHGSLATRILNSIKNDFSHDNIVHVYKQLRNSLNTNEMFVP